The Carassius carassius chromosome 34, fCarCar2.1, whole genome shotgun sequence genome has a segment encoding these proteins:
- the LOC132115181 gene encoding fibrinogen silencer-binding protein-like, which translates to MLTTITYRMPNFTLEQKLFLLRRIHAVVDTVQDFRKDTNTTVHRNAVWAALAQAFNAAFPSRPPSSIVSLKTLWKRLKVECRVALQRRQVQQAAGLPVSALTQVQREVIALVPNLISCLEEVDGDGSYSSVRGGSPGAVMGLSGTNGNVHEDADHSQNDEVDRKENLAIELALVSPTHPPVNSGIPPGTASSPLHSHSVSSRSSHSSLIYPTHAGSTSGLGSRTRGANFDTPHREPAVPHDPAGGAVENSLPPMDSYTSNSKWETRRQELFELEHQQTISLLLLQQCVWEEKRKAVRQKEKAARAKRRYYQAKLRKIGTDHPPSSSDSEDNEHLQT; encoded by the exons ATGCTGACCACCATAACGTACCGCATGCCAAACTTCACTCTGGAGCAGAAGCTTTTCTTGCTTCGGAGAATCCATGCGGTGGTGGACACAGTTCAGGACTTTCGGAAAGACACCAACACTACTGTACACCGGAATGCTGTATGGGCAGCACTGGCTCAGGCCTTCAATGCGGCGTTCCCTAGTCGACCACCCAGCAGCATCGTCTCTCTGAAGACACTTTGGAAACGTCTGAAGGTGGAATGTCGTGTAGCACTGCAGAGGCGACAGGTACAGCAGGCAGCTGGGCTTCCTGTGTCTGCCCTCACGCAG GTGCAGAGAGAAGTGATTGCTCTGGTACCAAACCTGATCTCCTGTCTGGAGGAGGTAGACGGAGATGGCAGCTATAGCTCGGTTAGGGGTGGCTCACCTGGAGCAG TGATGGGGCTTTCAGGCACTAATGGGAATGTGCATGAAGATGCTGACCACAGTCAAAATGAT GAAGTAGACAGGAAGGAGAATTTAGCCATTGAACTTGCGTTGGTCTCACCAACTCACCCACCTGTTAACTCCGGGATTCCTCCTGGCActgcctcctctcctctccactcacATTCAGTCTCTTCCAGGTCCAGCCATTCATCTCTCATCTACCCAACCCATGCAGGAAGCACCTCAGGGCTGGGATCAAGGACTAGGGGTGCAAACTTTGATACCCCACACAGAGAGCCtgcagtgccacatgatcctgcTGGAGGAGCAGTTGAGAATTCATTACCGCCAATGGACTCTTATACCTCAAACTCAAAATGGGAGACACGTCGACAGGAACTGTTTGAGCTGGAGCATCAGCAGACGATAAGTCTGTTACTGTTGCAGCAGTGTGTGTGGGAGGAGAAGAGGAAAGcagtgagacagaaagagaaggCGGCACGGGCCAAAAGGAGATATTATCAAGCCAAACTACGGAAGATCGGCACAGATCATCCACCTTCCAGTAGTGACAGCGAGGATAACGAACATCTACAGACGTAA